In Thermotoga sp. Ku-13t, one genomic interval encodes:
- a CDS encoding MurR/RpiR family transcriptional regulator has translation MSVLQAIRENYRAFTKAERKIADTVLQNPRTVLECSISELSQISGVKSEASVVKFYRKIGLTSFQQFKVLLAQELSRAPLEIVYEDISEGDDTKAIAQKIFKATVRAILDTLDTVDVASLEKAADLFLKAKRVLFFGFAASAAVAFDAFHKFTRLGKHCLFSNDEHIMVTLLASANKDDLIVAISHTGETKSIVALSKKAIEMGIPVVAITGNGKSSLAKLATVALVTNTKETKIRTDAMTSRIVQLVILDTIYTLLAVKDPQAIENLKKSRLAISELKY, from the coding sequence ATGAGCGTCCTTCAAGCGATAAGAGAGAATTACAGGGCTTTCACAAAAGCAGAGCGAAAGATAGCTGACACAGTACTCCAGAATCCGAGGACTGTTCTTGAATGTTCAATAAGTGAATTGAGCCAGATCTCTGGAGTCAAGAGCGAAGCATCCGTCGTGAAATTTTACAGAAAAATAGGTCTTACGAGTTTTCAGCAGTTCAAGGTGCTTCTGGCTCAGGAGCTCTCGCGAGCTCCTCTGGAGATAGTTTACGAGGACATAAGCGAAGGCGATGATACAAAAGCGATAGCTCAAAAAATTTTCAAGGCGACAGTGCGTGCGATCCTCGATACACTTGACACGGTCGACGTGGCAAGTTTGGAAAAAGCCGCCGATCTTTTTTTGAAGGCAAAGAGGGTTCTTTTCTTTGGCTTCGCAGCTTCGGCAGCCGTCGCTTTCGATGCCTTTCACAAGTTCACTCGTCTTGGAAAACATTGCCTGTTTTCGAACGACGAGCACATCATGGTCACACTGCTCGCGAGTGCGAATAAAGACGATCTTATCGTCGCTATCTCGCACACAGGTGAAACCAAATCGATCGTTGCCCTCTCGAAAAAGGCGATCGAGATGGGAATACCAGTCGTTGCGATAACTGGAAACGGCAAATCAAGTCTCGCGAAACTCGCCACAGTCGCGCTCGTGACGAACACCAAGGAAACGAAGATCAGAACCGATGCAATGACGTCCCGAATAGTTCAGCTGGTGATACTGGACACGATATACACCCTGCTGGCCGTGAAGGATCCTCAGGCCATAGAGAATCTGAAAAAGAGCAGGTTGGCGATATCCGAGTTGAAGTACTGA
- a CDS encoding site-2 protease family protein: protein MTLSSLLKQIVTGFVAVILTVVPREYFKARLAVRLGDQTPQKVSRTSLNPFVHLDPIGTVAFIFLNFGWSRPVPIRPWNLKKGKKHFLLVSSIGPATGMVCFLFYGILARSLNDFEIAFEIFSKAARFSLTYALFSLFPIPPLDGSRILGALLPEGYTEWYMKYEVYGVLFMLALLFLWIMPLIMNPFIHFIEKLTVFLTG from the coding sequence GTGACGCTGTCCTCGTTGTTGAAACAGATCGTTACAGGGTTCGTGGCTGTCATCCTCACAGTTGTGCCACGTGAATATTTCAAAGCCCGACTGGCGGTCAGGCTCGGCGATCAAACGCCTCAAAAGGTTAGCCGAACCAGCCTGAATCCTTTTGTGCATCTGGATCCGATCGGGACGGTTGCCTTCATTTTCCTGAACTTCGGCTGGTCTCGCCCCGTTCCGATCAGGCCCTGGAACTTGAAGAAGGGCAAAAAACACTTTCTTCTGGTCTCGTCGATTGGGCCTGCGACCGGTATGGTCTGTTTTCTTTTTTATGGCATTCTGGCACGCTCTTTGAACGACTTCGAAATCGCTTTTGAGATTTTCAGCAAGGCTGCGAGGTTCAGCCTGACGTATGCTCTGTTCTCTCTCTTTCCAATACCACCCCTCGACGGTTCCCGCATCCTTGGAGCGCTGCTCCCCGAAGGTTACACGGAATGGTATATGAAGTACGAAGTTTACGGGGTGCTCTTCATGCTGGCACTTCTATTCCTCTGGATCATGCCGTTGATAATGAACCCGTTCATTCATTTCATAGAGAAACTGACAGTATTCCTGACAGGATGA
- a CDS encoding phosphoglycerate dehydrogenase, giving the protein MKRILILARTFGKCSDEPVKFLRENGFEIERKEKIEPRDLKEFNAVIVGLQKITREMLENSNVKIIAKHGVGVDNIDLDAATEFGIPVTITPNANAVSVAELTMTFIFALSKKLVELHKTLYEKRQFVSSTGLELLGKTLGIVGFGSIGKEVAKRALCLGMQVLVHDPYVEANVLKEFGAEGVELDELLKRSDFVSLHVPLNEKTRHLIDREKLSLMKKTAYLINTARGGVVDENALVEALKNGQIAGAALDVFDLEPLPPDSPLFDCPNLIMTPHVGAHTYEAILRMNMMAAESIVDFFNGRVPKHVVNSEVIEKLLEKGFKR; this is encoded by the coding sequence GTGAAAAGGATTCTGATCCTTGCAAGAACTTTTGGAAAGTGCTCCGACGAACCTGTGAAATTTTTGCGGGAAAACGGTTTTGAAATCGAAAGGAAGGAAAAAATCGAGCCCAGAGATCTAAAAGAGTTCAACGCAGTGATCGTGGGGCTCCAGAAGATCACACGTGAAATGCTGGAGAACTCGAACGTCAAAATCATAGCGAAGCACGGTGTCGGGGTTGACAACATAGACCTCGACGCGGCCACCGAATTCGGAATTCCCGTAACGATAACACCGAACGCGAACGCCGTTTCTGTGGCGGAACTCACGATGACATTTATCTTCGCCCTGTCCAAAAAGCTCGTCGAGTTGCACAAGACCCTTTACGAGAAGCGTCAGTTCGTTTCGAGTACCGGGCTCGAGTTACTGGGCAAGACGCTCGGCATCGTTGGCTTCGGTTCGATCGGAAAGGAAGTTGCAAAGAGAGCGCTCTGTCTCGGTATGCAAGTTCTGGTTCACGATCCGTACGTAGAAGCGAACGTTCTGAAAGAATTCGGCGCGGAAGGTGTTGAACTGGATGAGCTGTTGAAACGCAGCGATTTTGTAAGCCTGCACGTGCCTTTGAACGAGAAGACGAGGCATTTGATCGATCGTGAGAAACTTTCGCTGATGAAAAAGACCGCCTATCTCATAAACACAGCCCGGGGAGGAGTCGTGGACGAAAATGCCCTCGTTGAAGCCCTCAAGAATGGTCAGATCGCCGGTGCCGCTCTGGACGTGTTCGATCTTGAACCCTTACCGCCAGACTCACCCCTGTTCGACTGCCCCAATTTGATAATGACACCCCACGTGGGCGCACATACTTACGAAGCGATCCTACGCATGAACATGATGGCTGCCGAATCGATCGTTGATTTCTTCAACGGCAGGGTACCGAAGCACGTTGTAAACAGTGAAGTGATCGAAAAATTGCTCGAGAAAGGTTTTAAGAGATAG
- a CDS encoding Gfo/Idh/MocA family oxidoreductase, translated as MKLRMALVGCGRISSKHVEAIERNRHLVEPVAVCDIVEEKAQRTAEILEKKLGVKPEVYTNYVDVLRRSDVDFVSIATPSGLHYEMTMQAMEFGKHVLVEKPLALDTKHLREIVDTSKHKKLKVGVCHQNRFNPPVQELRKKIETGAFGKLFHGAVSVRWNRSESYYRQDAWRGTWEQDGGVLMNQSIHGIDLLQWMLGGKPKRVFGLIKNLNHPYIPVEDLAAGIVEFESGCVGIVEATSNVFDRNLEEVLTIFGERGTVKIGGLAVNRILVWRFPDEDSHPFMSLPDPETVYGHGHGPLYEDFCKAILEDRKPYIDAESGSRAVEIVLAIYKSSLENRWVEFPFDFSTTEMKGWRG; from the coding sequence ATGAAACTGAGGATGGCGCTGGTTGGCTGCGGCCGGATCTCTTCGAAGCACGTGGAAGCCATCGAGCGAAATCGTCATCTTGTGGAACCAGTTGCGGTGTGTGACATCGTTGAAGAAAAAGCGCAGAGAACCGCGGAGATTCTCGAAAAGAAGCTCGGTGTGAAACCAGAAGTCTACACGAACTACGTCGACGTGCTCCGGCGCTCCGATGTGGATTTCGTCTCCATCGCCACGCCGAGCGGTTTGCACTACGAAATGACGATGCAGGCGATGGAGTTCGGCAAGCACGTCTTGGTGGAAAAGCCCCTCGCCCTCGACACGAAACATTTGAGAGAAATCGTCGACACGTCCAAGCACAAGAAACTGAAAGTAGGGGTGTGCCACCAGAACAGGTTCAACCCGCCGGTTCAGGAGCTCCGCAAGAAAATAGAGACTGGAGCCTTCGGTAAGCTGTTTCACGGTGCCGTAAGCGTGCGCTGGAACAGAAGCGAATCCTACTACAGACAGGACGCCTGGCGCGGAACATGGGAACAGGACGGGGGCGTGCTCATGAACCAGTCGATTCACGGGATCGATCTGCTCCAGTGGATGCTGGGAGGAAAACCCAAACGCGTTTTCGGATTGATAAAGAATCTGAACCATCCTTACATTCCCGTGGAAGATCTGGCTGCGGGCATAGTCGAGTTCGAATCTGGTTGCGTGGGGATCGTAGAGGCCACGTCGAACGTGTTCGACAGGAACCTTGAGGAAGTTCTGACGATCTTCGGTGAGAGAGGAACGGTCAAAATAGGAGGGCTCGCCGTCAACAGGATACTCGTGTGGAGATTTCCAGATGAAGATTCACATCCCTTCATGAGCCTGCCAGATCCAGAGACGGTGTACGGCCATGGTCACGGGCCGCTGTATGAAGATTTCTGCAAGGCCATCTTGGAGGACAGAAAACCGTACATCGATGCAGAATCAGGCTCCAGGGCAGTAGAAATCGTGCTGGCGATATACAAATCCTCTCTGGAGAACAGGTGGGTCGAGTTCCCGTTCGACTTTTCCACCACAGAGATGAAGGGGTGGAGAGGTTGA
- a CDS encoding SDR family oxidoreductase, translated as MNFQGKVVLITGAGSGIGRKAAIMFAERGARVAVNDISAEKGNETVEMIRKNGGTAIFVHGDVSKVPETEKIVKQTVEAFGRLDILVNNAGIVPSGKIEDLTEEDFEKTMAVNVKGPMFLAKYAVAEMKKVGGGVIVNVSSVAALKGIPNRCVYSVSKAALLGLTKSLAIDYVKDNIRVNAVCPGTTYSQGLAERVRSSKDPDAVLAEMMARQPVGRLAKEEEIAFAILFAACDEAAFMTGSYVVIDGGATTA; from the coding sequence ATGAACTTTCAGGGTAAAGTCGTTTTGATCACCGGAGCTGGTTCCGGCATAGGGAGAAAAGCGGCGATCATGTTCGCAGAAAGGGGTGCCAGAGTCGCCGTTAATGATATATCTGCCGAGAAAGGAAACGAAACCGTAGAGATGATCAGAAAGAATGGAGGAACGGCCATCTTTGTGCACGGCGATGTCTCAAAAGTTCCCGAAACCGAGAAGATAGTTAAACAGACTGTTGAGGCGTTTGGACGGTTGGATATACTGGTGAACAACGCGGGCATCGTGCCTTCTGGGAAGATAGAAGACCTCACTGAAGAAGATTTCGAAAAAACCATGGCCGTCAACGTCAAGGGCCCCATGTTCTTAGCAAAGTATGCCGTTGCGGAGATGAAGAAAGTGGGTGGGGGTGTCATAGTGAACGTTTCGTCGGTGGCGGCGCTGAAAGGTATACCCAACAGGTGCGTCTACAGCGTCTCCAAGGCTGCACTGCTGGGCTTGACGAAGTCGCTCGCAATCGACTACGTCAAGGACAACATAAGGGTGAACGCAGTCTGTCCCGGCACAACTTACTCTCAGGGTCTCGCGGAAAGGGTGAGATCATCCAAAGATCCTGACGCAGTACTGGCAGAAATGATGGCGAGACAACCTGTTGGAAGGCTCGCAAAGGAGGAAGAGATTGCTTTTGCTATACTATTTGCAGCGTGCGATGAAGCAGCGTTCATGACAGGAAGCTACGTTGTGATAGACGGAGGTGCGACAACAGCCTGA
- a CDS encoding fumarate hydratase C-terminal domain-containing protein — translation MKYPVSLNVVRKLKVSDSIVFTGRIILLSDAAFQRIVNYERAEGLVPDFIKNELICFGRIEKNSVKPIPSKKFENFLEKAFLYGVVSVIAFDASLDESIFKRFSRVLFVLESEVRPTSTRILTYADLGEDAVYEIEVERLFMRVAIDSKGNRTSLEVERS, via the coding sequence ATGAAATATCCAGTGTCATTGAACGTCGTCAGAAAACTGAAGGTATCGGATTCCATCGTTTTTACCGGAAGGATCATCCTTCTGAGCGATGCAGCCTTTCAGAGGATCGTCAACTACGAGCGTGCCGAGGGTTTGGTACCTGATTTCATCAAGAACGAGCTCATCTGCTTCGGAAGGATCGAAAAGAATTCCGTGAAACCGATCCCATCAAAGAAATTCGAAAATTTCCTTGAGAAAGCGTTCCTGTACGGTGTGGTTTCTGTGATAGCCTTCGATGCCAGCCTGGATGAAAGCATTTTCAAAAGGTTTTCCCGCGTGCTTTTCGTACTTGAGTCCGAGGTCCGTCCCACATCGACAAGGATCCTCACCTACGCAGATCTGGGCGAAGACGCTGTGTACGAGATCGAGGTGGAAAGGTTGTTCATGCGCGTCGCTATAGACAGCAAAGGTAACAGGACGTCCCTGGAGGTCGAACGATCATGA
- a CDS encoding penicillin-binding protein codes for MLLSLRSFNVTVGPLWTIRIPASRGKILDVQGRLCAYDEFVSVGYLDLDYVRGSNLNRLKPYLELLLRNFKIEKTAEAILSSGNRFLRLGEGPSRDEILKLVPTEMLPFVSVELEPRRKRFTDFGMDKILGLIVANRAVGGVEEALDAQLRGKRDGKAFLKFSGFVTLLPQLVSLKDPVNGKDVRLTIDLDLQRICYEEIVKAREQNQAVSAGAIVMETKTGKIRAMVTTRNWNDAVLGYIEPGSALKPIVYAIAIESSVLKGDETFQCTGQIKPVPELDVTVRDIDVHGTVGVKEALAHSCNSATIMIARLIREKIGEEAYYEWLKKVGFGEKTGVEIAGEISGVLRKPSQWSKIDFAMISIGHGIGTPPLQFLAAFNTLANSGKYVRPTIVEENTPVEKRVLSEETSRFIREALQAVVSEGTGKRANVLGVSVAGKTGTAQKLADGKDKYVSIFAGYFPSEDPLYTILVYVDEPSAGAYLAGEVAAPIFASIVKRMIQFRKEHPLSVTTHAMPDLRGLTLRDALLILQQLGISDVTIEGVGRVAEQYPEPGAIDFRGKTVFLKLQ; via the coding sequence GTGTTGCTCTCACTGAGAAGCTTTAATGTAACCGTTGGGCCCCTCTGGACGATCCGCATACCCGCCTCGAGAGGTAAAATCCTGGATGTGCAGGGCAGACTCTGTGCGTACGATGAGTTCGTCAGCGTGGGCTATCTTGATCTCGACTACGTGAGAGGCAGCAACCTCAACAGGCTCAAACCATACCTTGAACTTCTTCTCAGGAATTTCAAAATCGAGAAAACTGCGGAGGCGATTCTTTCATCGGGAAACAGGTTCCTCAGACTCGGTGAAGGTCCTTCGAGAGATGAGATCCTCAAGCTCGTTCCCACCGAGATGCTGCCTTTTGTTTCCGTAGAACTCGAACCTAGAAGAAAGCGTTTCACCGATTTCGGCATGGATAAGATTTTAGGGCTCATTGTCGCCAATCGTGCGGTTGGTGGTGTGGAAGAGGCGCTCGACGCGCAGCTGAGAGGCAAAAGGGACGGAAAGGCCTTTCTAAAGTTTTCTGGATTTGTGACGCTTCTGCCCCAACTCGTATCGCTGAAGGATCCCGTGAACGGAAAAGATGTTCGATTGACCATAGATCTCGACTTACAGCGCATATGTTATGAGGAGATCGTGAAAGCCAGAGAACAGAACCAAGCGGTCAGCGCGGGAGCCATCGTAATGGAAACCAAGACTGGAAAGATCAGGGCTATGGTCACAACGAGGAACTGGAACGATGCGGTGCTCGGTTACATCGAACCAGGTTCAGCCTTGAAACCCATAGTGTACGCGATCGCCATCGAGAGTAGCGTTCTCAAAGGGGATGAAACCTTTCAATGTACAGGACAGATAAAGCCCGTCCCGGAGCTGGACGTAACTGTGAGGGACATCGATGTACACGGCACCGTGGGCGTGAAAGAAGCGCTCGCTCACTCCTGCAACAGCGCAACCATCATGATCGCCAGGCTGATCAGAGAAAAGATCGGCGAGGAAGCTTACTACGAATGGCTGAAAAAGGTCGGTTTCGGGGAGAAAACGGGTGTGGAGATCGCCGGAGAAATATCTGGAGTGCTGAGGAAACCCAGTCAATGGTCGAAGATAGACTTCGCGATGATCAGCATCGGGCACGGTATTGGAACACCCCCTCTACAATTCCTGGCGGCATTCAATACGCTCGCCAACTCTGGAAAATATGTCAGGCCCACGATCGTTGAAGAAAACACACCAGTGGAGAAACGCGTTCTGAGTGAAGAAACGAGCAGGTTCATACGCGAGGCACTGCAGGCAGTCGTGAGCGAAGGAACGGGAAAAAGAGCGAACGTGCTGGGGGTAAGTGTCGCAGGTAAAACCGGGACGGCACAGAAGCTGGCCGATGGGAAAGACAAATACGTTTCGATCTTCGCCGGCTACTTCCCCTCCGAAGATCCTCTCTACACGATCCTGGTGTATGTGGACGAACCGTCGGCGGGGGCGTACCTCGCCGGAGAGGTCGCCGCACCCATTTTTGCCTCAATAGTAAAAAGAATGATTCAATTTCGAAAAGAGCACCCTCTGAGCGTGACGACGCATGCGATGCCAGACCTCCGTGGTTTGACCTTGCGCGATGCACTTTTGATACTCCAGCAACTTGGAATCTCCGACGTGACGATCGAAGGGGTGGGAAGAGTCGCAGAACAGTATCCAGAGCCCGGTGCGATCGATTTCAGGGGTAAGACGGTCTTTCTGAAACTTCAATGA
- the wecB gene encoding UDP-N-acetylglucosamine 2-epimerase (non-hydrolyzing), whose translation MKYCFVFGTRPEVIKVAPVFKFFVEKGEEAFIIATAQHREMMDMMMNIFSIEAKYDLNIMTHDQTLDSVVASIMQKLPPILQREKPDVLFVQGDTTTAMACAICAFHSKVEVAHIEAGLRSHDLYDPFPEEMNRRVVDVVSTYLFAPTMKARENLLKEGIEEWRIHVVGNSVVDALNMIRNNFELPRIRSRIVPFDTYVLLTLHRRENIGERMVSILSGIAKFAEERNVPVVLPVHKNPNVRKIVFETVGSNRHFFLIEPLDYISFLALLEGCWFVVTDSGGVQEEAPSFGKFVVVARKTTERPELIESGFGTLAGTDKDSVYGAMVFASEKRLDPSENPFGDGKTSERIWKILRGVRI comes from the coding sequence ATGAAGTATTGTTTCGTGTTCGGAACCCGTCCGGAAGTCATAAAGGTCGCGCCTGTCTTTAAATTCTTCGTGGAGAAAGGCGAAGAAGCGTTCATAATCGCAACAGCACAGCATAGAGAAATGATGGATATGATGATGAACATTTTCAGCATAGAGGCAAAGTACGATTTGAACATCATGACGCACGATCAAACCCTCGACAGCGTTGTTGCCAGCATCATGCAGAAACTGCCTCCCATTCTGCAACGAGAAAAGCCGGACGTGCTTTTCGTGCAGGGTGATACCACCACGGCGATGGCCTGCGCGATCTGTGCGTTTCACTCGAAAGTCGAGGTCGCCCACATCGAGGCGGGCTTGAGGAGCCACGATCTCTATGATCCTTTCCCCGAAGAGATGAACAGAAGGGTTGTGGACGTTGTCAGCACTTACTTGTTTGCACCAACGATGAAAGCCAGGGAAAACCTGCTGAAGGAAGGCATCGAAGAATGGCGCATCCACGTGGTTGGTAACAGCGTCGTCGATGCGCTGAACATGATAAGAAACAACTTCGAACTGCCTCGAATAAGATCGCGGATCGTGCCCTTCGACACTTACGTACTTCTGACCCTCCACAGGCGAGAGAACATAGGTGAGAGGATGGTCTCGATACTCTCCGGGATCGCGAAATTTGCCGAGGAAAGGAACGTTCCAGTGGTCCTGCCCGTCCACAAGAATCCCAACGTCAGAAAGATCGTTTTCGAGACCGTCGGATCCAACCGGCACTTCTTCCTGATAGAACCTCTCGACTACATTTCCTTTCTGGCGTTGCTTGAAGGTTGCTGGTTCGTTGTGACCGACTCCGGTGGCGTACAGGAAGAAGCGCCGTCTTTCGGCAAATTCGTTGTGGTCGCAAGGAAGACCACGGAGAGACCGGAGCTCATAGAATCTGGTTTTGGAACGCTGGCGGGCACCGACAAGGATTCGGTCTACGGCGCCATGGTGTTCGCGAGCGAGAAAAGATTGGATCCTTCTGAGAATCCCTTCGGGGATGGGAAAACTTCTGAACGGATCTGGAAGATTTTGAGAGGTGTTCGGATATGA
- a CDS encoding TRAP transporter large permease subunit, whose protein sequence is MLWMLVTFVVFMLLGMPIAFAIGISGFIWFLQHPYLPITIPIQQALSQIINFTLLAIPMFIIAGSVMNSAGVTKRLLDFASSLVGHMRGGLGQVSAVLSTLMGGVSGSSIADAAMETRMLGPEMLRRGYPRGFAVAVNVWTSLIVPIIPPGIAFILYGTIGQVSIGRLFAAGIIPGLMLMVVYMLVIYFVARRLGFQPERERRASGREIAHALSKSIWALIFPMLLILGLRTGIFTPSEVGSFAVIYGLIVGFLIHREMNLKQFFSETLENALGDIGAVLAILAMSNIFSYGMVWERVPETLANFLLGISNNPYVLMIIIMFFLIFAGLFIDATALILMTTAVLLPVARRLGIDPVHFGLVFILSAAMGNQTPPVGASMYAGCSVLGATLEEYVEASWPFLIATIVVILLIIFFPQLSLLIPKLIFG, encoded by the coding sequence ATGCTCTGGATGCTTGTGACTTTCGTTGTCTTCATGCTTCTGGGTATGCCGATTGCTTTTGCCATAGGTATATCGGGGTTCATCTGGTTTTTGCAGCATCCGTATTTACCGATCACGATACCCATCCAGCAAGCTCTCTCACAGATCATCAATTTCACGCTCCTCGCGATACCCATGTTCATCATAGCCGGCAGCGTGATGAACTCGGCCGGTGTCACTAAAAGGCTGTTAGACTTCGCCTCATCACTCGTTGGGCACATGCGTGGGGGACTCGGTCAGGTTTCGGCGGTTCTTTCAACACTGATGGGCGGTGTTTCGGGCTCGAGCATCGCCGACGCGGCCATGGAAACCAGGATGCTCGGTCCAGAGATGCTCAGGAGGGGTTATCCGCGAGGCTTTGCTGTTGCGGTGAACGTGTGGACGAGCCTGATCGTGCCGATAATACCACCCGGCATAGCCTTCATTCTCTACGGTACCATTGGCCAGGTTTCCATCGGAAGACTGTTCGCTGCCGGTATCATTCCGGGATTGATGCTGATGGTTGTGTACATGTTAGTCATATACTTCGTTGCGAGACGACTGGGTTTTCAACCAGAGAGAGAAAGACGCGCTTCGGGCAGAGAGATAGCACATGCACTGTCGAAGAGTATCTGGGCGTTGATATTCCCAATGTTGCTCATACTGGGTTTGAGGACTGGCATCTTCACACCGTCCGAGGTTGGTTCCTTCGCCGTGATCTACGGTTTGATCGTAGGGTTCCTGATACACAGGGAGATGAACCTTAAGCAATTCTTTTCCGAGACCCTCGAAAACGCTCTGGGAGATATCGGAGCAGTTTTAGCGATTCTCGCGATGTCGAACATCTTCAGTTACGGCATGGTGTGGGAAAGGGTGCCTGAGACTCTGGCGAATTTCCTGCTTGGCATATCGAACAATCCGTATGTACTCATGATCATCATAATGTTCTTTCTCATTTTCGCTGGTTTGTTCATCGACGCGACCGCGCTTATTCTGATGACGACGGCGGTGCTTTTACCAGTGGCGAGGAGGCTAGGAATCGATCCTGTGCACTTTGGACTCGTGTTCATCCTCTCTGCGGCGATGGGTAACCAGACGCCTCCAGTTGGCGCATCGATGTACGCAGGTTGTAGTGTTCTTGGAGCGACTCTGGAAGAATACGTGGAGGCATCCTGGCCGTTCCTGATAGCCACCATCGTTGTGATCCTTCTGATCATCTTCTTCCCGCAGTTGTCGCTGCTGATACCAAAACTCATTTTCGGTTGA
- the rsmH gene encoding 16S rRNA (cytosine(1402)-N(4))-methyltransferase RsmH — MDSVHVPVLVDEIIEFFKHIHGVFFDCTVGLGGHAEAILTRIDSSVVVGLDIDDEALDFAKKRLERFIEEGRVKLLKSSYVDATRVLKDLGISQVDAILMDLGVSSMQLEKAERGFSFNRDGPLDMRMNKQQTLTAYDVVNFWDEEALRKIIFEYGEEKRYARRIARFIVRNRPIETTKQLVEVLAKAIPDKYARKRHFATRVFQAIRIAVNNELENLKKFLVQVPTMLKPGGRIAVISFHSLEDRIVKEFFRTCFELKQLTKKPITPREAEIKLNPRARSAKLRVAERV; from the coding sequence ATGGATTCCGTCCATGTTCCTGTACTCGTTGATGAGATCATCGAGTTTTTCAAACACATTCACGGTGTGTTTTTCGATTGTACCGTGGGTCTGGGTGGACACGCTGAAGCCATTCTGACCAGAATCGACAGCAGCGTCGTGGTTGGATTGGACATCGACGATGAAGCTCTGGATTTTGCAAAGAAAAGGCTGGAACGCTTCATCGAAGAAGGTCGCGTCAAACTGCTGAAAAGTTCCTATGTGGATGCAACCAGAGTTCTGAAAGATCTTGGGATCTCGCAGGTCGATGCGATTTTGATGGATCTTGGAGTTTCATCGATGCAGCTAGAGAAAGCGGAGCGAGGATTCTCTTTCAACAGAGACGGTCCACTCGACATGAGAATGAACAAGCAACAGACTTTAACAGCGTACGATGTGGTGAACTTCTGGGATGAAGAGGCTCTCAGAAAGATTATTTTCGAATACGGTGAAGAGAAAAGGTACGCCCGGCGCATCGCCAGGTTCATAGTTCGTAACAGGCCCATAGAGACCACGAAGCAGCTGGTGGAGGTTCTGGCGAAAGCGATCCCAGACAAGTATGCTCGAAAGAGGCATTTTGCAACGCGTGTGTTCCAGGCGATAAGGATTGCGGTCAACAACGAGCTTGAAAATCTCAAAAAATTTCTCGTCCAGGTTCCGACGATGTTGAAACCGGGTGGCAGGATCGCAGTCATATCGTTCCATTCGCTGGAAGACAGGATCGTCAAGGAGTTTTTCAGAACCTGTTTTGAACTAAAACAGTTGACGAAGAAGCCGATAACACCTAGGGAAGCTGAGATAAAACTGAATCCAAGAGCCAGGAGCGCCAAACTGAGAGTAGCGGAGCGGGTGTGA
- a CDS encoding HAD family phosphatase has product MTKLKLFIFDVGGVLYDGTSVANAISVYLGLSREEFLTLARFAGLRKLQTGKINSMQFWSNFSKISGRRVDEDLWVRFFRPVLRHEVANLIKKLKAKYRVVAGTNTIESHYQVHLVQGHYSVFDQVYASHQIGFVKPDVEFFLYILEKEKMEPEETLFVDDTPENVAGAQRIGIHSVLFVNVQDLAERLSSLIEE; this is encoded by the coding sequence ATGACCAAGTTGAAACTTTTCATCTTCGATGTTGGCGGAGTGCTGTACGATGGAACGTCTGTGGCTAATGCGATTTCGGTATACCTCGGTTTAAGCCGGGAAGAATTTCTAACGCTGGCACGATTCGCAGGTTTGAGAAAACTTCAGACTGGAAAGATCAATTCTATGCAATTCTGGTCGAATTTTTCAAAAATCTCTGGCAGACGCGTCGACGAAGATCTGTGGGTCAGGTTCTTCAGGCCTGTGCTCAGACATGAAGTGGCAAATTTGATCAAAAAACTGAAGGCAAAATACAGAGTGGTTGCAGGCACGAACACGATAGAATCACACTATCAAGTCCACCTCGTGCAGGGTCACTACAGCGTGTTTGACCAAGTGTATGCGTCGCACCAGATAGGCTTTGTGAAACCAGACGTTGAGTTCTTCCTGTACATCCTTGAGAAAGAAAAAATGGAGCCAGAAGAAACGCTCTTCGTGGATGACACACCTGAGAACGTCGCTGGTGCACAACGAATTGGCATTCACTCGGTTCTGTTCGTCAACGTTCAGGACCTTGCGGAAAGATTGTCATCGTTGATTGAAGAATGA